In the Streptomyces coeruleoprunus genome, CGCCACGGCCGGGCGGCCGCCCAGGGCCGGCCTGCTCACGCGCATGAAGCGCTCCTACGACCGGCACTGGTACGCCTGGGCCATGGTGCTGCCGGTGGTCCTGGTGATCGGCGTCCTGATCGCCTATCCCCTGGGGCGGGGCGTCTACCTGTCCTTCACCGACGCCAACGAGCTGAACGTCGCCAAGCAGCTCGGCGCGACCGAGATCCCCGCCACCTACCAGTTCGTCGGCTTCGACAACTACTGGCGGGTGCTGTCCGGCGCTGACGGCGAGTTCTACCCGAAGCTGGCGTGGACCGTGGTGTGGACCGTCTCGTGCGTGTTCTTCCACTACACCATCGGCCTGGGCCTCGCCCTCCTGCTCAACCGCAAGCTCAAGGGCCGCTCCCTGTACCGGGTGCTGCTCATCCTGCCGTGGGCCGTGCCCGCCTTCGTCGCCACGTACATCTGGCGCATGATGTACAACTCCGAGTCCGGCATCTTCAACGCCCTCCTCGGACAGCTCGGCTTCGCCCCCGTCGACTGGCTCGGCGACACCTTCATGCAGAAGGTCGCCGTCATCGGCGTCAACGTCTGGCTCGGCGTGCCGTTCATGATGGTCGCCGTCCTCGGCGGGCTGCAGTCCATCTCCAGTGAGCAGTACGAGGCCGCCGAGATGGACGGCGCCAACGCCTGGCAGCGGTTCCGCCACGTCACCCTGCCGGGGCTGCGCCCGGTCAGCGCCACCGTGATCCTGCTCGGCACGATCTGGACGTTCAACATGTTCCCGATCATCTACCTGATGCTCGGTGAGGCGAACGCGCTGCACAGCGAGATCCTCGTGACCTACGCCTACCGGCTGGCCTTCGGCTCCGTACGCGACTACGCGGGCGCCGCGACCTACGGAATCCTCATCCTCTCCATGCTCCTCGTCTTCGCCGTCTTCTACCGGCGCATGCTCAACCGTCAGGAGGCCGCGCGATGAGCACGGTGACCGAACCCCGGCGCAGCAGCGTCCCGACGGCCGGCGGCACGGCCGGTGCCGGCACCCGTCCACGCCGGGTGCGCGGCCGGGACGAGCGCTCCCCGCTGGCCTCCGTCGGGCTGCACGCGGCACTGATCGCGGCCAGCGCGGTCGCGGTCTTCCCCATCGTGTACATGATCTTCATCTCGCTGCGCGGCCGGGACGGCTGGACCAAGCCCACCAGCGCCGAGGGCGGCCTGGAGATCACCAACTACGCGTACGTCCTCACCGAGACCGAGTTCCCGCGCTGGTTCGCCAACTCCGTCCTGGTCGCCGCCGGAACGACCCTCGTCGGCGTCTTCGTCGCGGCCTCCACCGGCTACGCCATCTCGCGCATGCGCTTCCCCGGCCACAAGTCGCTGATGTGGGTCCTGCTCATCACCCAGATGTTCCCGGTGGCCGTGCTGATCGTCGCCCTCTACAACATCCTCGGCGGCCTGGGCCTGCTCGACTCGTACGTCGGCCTGATCCTGACGTACTGCTCGGTGTCCGTGCCGTTCTGCGCCTGGATGATGAAGGGCTACTTCGACACCATCCCGCACGAGATCGACGAGGCCGGCCGGGTCGACGGGCTCACCCCGTTCGGCACCTTCTACCGGCTGATCCTGCCGCTGGCCAAGCCCGGTCTCGCGGTGACCGCGTTCTACTCGTTCCTCACCGCGTGGGGAGAAGTCGCCTTCGCGCGGGCCTTCCTCTCCAGCGACTCGATGCTCACGCTCTCCGTCGGCCTGCAGAGCTTCATCGGCCAGCACAAGGCCGAGTGGGGCTACCTGACCGCCTGCGCGGTGATCATCACCGTGCCCGCGGGCCTGGTGTTCCTCCTGGTCCAGCGGAACCTCGTGGCGGGCCTCACCGCCGGCGGCACCAAGGGCTGAGCCCGCTCCCGCCCGCCCGCCACGCACCCAGTCGGCGGCGCCGGTCCGGCCCGAAAGCCCCGTTGCCGGAACCGGCGCCGCACCTCCATTCACTCCACCCAGGGAAGACATGACCCAGCACCTTGCCGCCCCCGCCGCCCCCACCACCGGCACGGACACCGGCTGGTGGAGAGACGCGGTGATCTACCAGGTCTACCCGCGCAGCTTCGCCGACGGCAACGGCGACGGCATGGGCGACCTGGAGGGCATCCGCAGCCGCCTGCCGTACCTGAAGGACCTGGGCGTCGACGCCGTCTGGCTCAGCCCCTTCTACGCGTCCCCGCAGGCCGACGCCGGCTACGACGTCGCCGACTACCGCGCCATCGACCCGATGTTCGGCTCCCTGCTGGACGCCGACGCGCTGATCCGCGAGGCCCACCAGCTGGGTCTG is a window encoding:
- a CDS encoding carbohydrate ABC transporter permease yields the protein MSTVTEPRRSSVPTAGGTAGAGTRPRRVRGRDERSPLASVGLHAALIAASAVAVFPIVYMIFISLRGRDGWTKPTSAEGGLEITNYAYVLTETEFPRWFANSVLVAAGTTLVGVFVAASTGYAISRMRFPGHKSLMWVLLITQMFPVAVLIVALYNILGGLGLLDSYVGLILTYCSVSVPFCAWMMKGYFDTIPHEIDEAGRVDGLTPFGTFYRLILPLAKPGLAVTAFYSFLTAWGEVAFARAFLSSDSMLTLSVGLQSFIGQHKAEWGYLTACAVIITVPAGLVFLLVQRNLVAGLTAGGTKG
- a CDS encoding sugar ABC transporter permease, which codes for MKTATADPATAGRPPRAGLLTRMKRSYDRHWYAWAMVLPVVLVIGVLIAYPLGRGVYLSFTDANELNVAKQLGATEIPATYQFVGFDNYWRVLSGADGEFYPKLAWTVVWTVSCVFFHYTIGLGLALLLNRKLKGRSLYRVLLILPWAVPAFVATYIWRMMYNSESGIFNALLGQLGFAPVDWLGDTFMQKVAVIGVNVWLGVPFMMVAVLGGLQSISSEQYEAAEMDGANAWQRFRHVTLPGLRPVSATVILLGTIWTFNMFPIIYLMLGEANALHSEILVTYAYRLAFGSVRDYAGAATYGILILSMLLVFAVFYRRMLNRQEAAR